In Alkalihalobacterium alkalinitrilicum, a genomic segment contains:
- a CDS encoding metal ABC transporter permease → MLEILSNLSFIERGMVAAGLIGFICPLLGAFLLVRRISIISESLSHITLTGIAAGVLLTSTMTFFSFINPLYFGLVFAFIGSLLIERLRQVYRDFQEIAIPIILSTGVGLSAIIISISKTGYNQWFMYLFGSIVSVTLQDLYFMILTSIVVLIILTLFYKEFVAISFDQEFAKVSGISIRGLNFIFSFLIALVIALSMKVVGILLVGAMIVLPAASAIIFAKSFKSLLWLSVLFGQLAMLTGSYFSYHLNIATGGGIVLFATVWLIVAHLLHHLFKGKRKERVSS, encoded by the coding sequence ATGTTGGAAATTTTATCAAATTTAAGCTTTATTGAACGAGGAATGGTTGCAGCTGGATTAATCGGATTTATATGTCCATTATTAGGGGCATTTTTGCTCGTTAGACGTATATCAATTATTTCTGAATCTTTGTCGCATATTACGTTAACTGGAATAGCTGCTGGTGTATTACTAACTTCAACAATGACGTTTTTTTCCTTTATTAACCCATTATATTTCGGATTAGTGTTTGCCTTTATTGGTTCGTTGTTAATTGAAAGATTGAGACAAGTATATAGGGATTTTCAAGAAATAGCCATTCCAATCATATTATCTACGGGTGTAGGTTTAAGTGCTATTATTATTAGTATTTCGAAAACTGGCTATAATCAATGGTTTATGTATTTGTTCGGTAGTATTGTTAGTGTCACGTTACAGGATTTATATTTTATGATTTTAACTTCAATAGTAGTTCTTATTATATTGACGTTATTTTATAAAGAGTTTGTCGCCATTTCATTTGACCAGGAGTTTGCGAAAGTTTCAGGTATATCCATTCGAGGATTAAATTTTATTTTTTCATTTTTAATCGCTCTTGTCATAGCGTTGTCAATGAAAGTTGTTGGAATTTTGCTTGTTGGAGCAATGATTGTTTTACCTGCAGCTTCAGCTATCATCTTTGCAAAAAGTTTTAAAAGTTTATTATGGTTGTCTGTTTTGTTCGGTCAGCTTGCTATGCTCACTGGATCTTATTTTTCTTATCATTTAAATATTGCTACTGGTGGAGGAATTGTGTTGTTTGCGACAGTTTGGCTTATTGTAGCTCATCTTCTTCACCATTTGTTTAAAGGAAAACGAAAGGAGCGAGTATCTTCATGA
- a CDS encoding metal ABC transporter permease, whose product MIEAFLKYEFLQNAFYTGLLIGLIAPMLGVFLVVRRLSLIADALSHITLTGIAASLLLGKHFVLFQGLNPLYLGMGAAVGGSLLIEKLRNVYQYYKELAIPIILSSGIGIGVVLISLADGFNNDLFNYLFGSVITISRSDLYTVLITSIVVIILTIFLFKELFYLAFDEEQATVSGLNKKFIHLIFIISVALVIAASMRIVGILLVSALMTLPVAASMRLAKGFKQMFFYSILFGEIAVIGGLIAAFQLDLAPGGTIVILSVLILVICLSIKKCKDKLFYRRKPNLGT is encoded by the coding sequence ATGATTGAAGCTTTTCTTAAATATGAGTTTTTACAAAATGCATTTTATACTGGGTTGTTAATTGGACTTATCGCACCTATGTTAGGTGTTTTTCTTGTGGTTCGTAGGTTATCACTGATTGCTGATGCCCTTTCACACATTACGTTAACAGGAATTGCAGCCAGTTTATTATTAGGTAAACATTTTGTATTATTTCAAGGACTCAATCCTCTGTATTTAGGAATGGGTGCAGCAGTAGGTGGCTCATTACTTATTGAAAAGCTTAGAAATGTTTATCAATATTATAAGGAGCTTGCGATACCGATCATTCTTTCCAGTGGTATAGGTATTGGTGTTGTCCTTATTTCATTAGCAGATGGATTTAACAATGACTTATTTAATTATTTATTTGGTAGTGTAATAACAATAAGTCGGTCTGACTTATATACGGTTTTAATCACTTCAATTGTTGTCATTATACTAACTATATTCTTGTTTAAAGAATTATTTTATTTGGCTTTCGATGAAGAACAAGCTACGGTATCTGGGCTTAATAAGAAATTTATTCATCTCATTTTTATTATTAGTGTTGCTCTTGTCATTGCGGCTTCAATGAGAATTGTTGGAATTCTTTTAGTTTCTGCCTTAATGACACTTCCAGTTGCCGCAAGCATGCGTTTAGCTAAAGGGTTTAAGCAAATGTTTTTTTATTCCATTCTATTTGGTGAAATTGCAGTGATTGGCGGTTTAATTGCTGCGTTTCAATTAGACTTAGCACCAGGAGGAACAATTGTTATCCTCTCGGTACTGATTTTAGTCATATGTTTATCTATAAAAAAATGTAAAGATAAACTTTTTTATAGACGTAAACCGAACCTAGGTACATGA
- a CDS encoding metal ABC transporter ATP-binding protein, with protein sequence MSGQQAYAIEVNKVSFRYDNKDVLENVNLKIKKGAFLGLVGPNGSGKSTLIKCILGLLTPQDGDVFLFGQRVNKFKAWDKVGFVSQKANSFNSGFPATVYEVVSMGLYAKIGLFRFMSKNDKERVHEAIKSVGMSQYTKQNIGELSGGQQQRVFIARALVSNPELLILDEPTVGVDASSVQSFYQMLIDLNRNNKITLLLVTHDISTMIEHVTDIACINTTLHFHGDREEFEKNHNLSSFFGHNVQLLSHNHCDGGCQHD encoded by the coding sequence ATGTCTGGTCAGCAAGCTTATGCTATAGAAGTCAATAAAGTTTCATTTCGATATGATAATAAGGACGTATTAGAAAATGTTAATTTAAAAATAAAAAAAGGGGCATTCCTAGGCTTAGTTGGACCCAATGGATCTGGTAAATCAACATTAATTAAGTGCATCCTAGGATTATTAACGCCTCAAGATGGCGACGTCTTTTTATTTGGTCAACGTGTCAATAAATTTAAAGCTTGGGATAAAGTTGGCTTTGTTTCACAAAAAGCGAACAGCTTTAATTCTGGGTTCCCAGCTACGGTATATGAAGTAGTTTCCATGGGTTTGTATGCAAAGATTGGATTATTTCGTTTTATGTCAAAAAACGATAAGGAAAGGGTTCATGAGGCAATTAAAAGTGTAGGAATGAGTCAATATACGAAACAAAATATTGGGGAATTATCTGGTGGACAACAGCAACGAGTGTTTATTGCAAGAGCATTAGTTAGTAATCCAGAATTATTGATTTTGGATGAGCCAACAGTTGGAGTAGATGCAAGTTCGGTTCAATCTTTTTATCAAATGTTAATCGATTTAAATCGAAATAACAAAATCACTTTATTGTTAGTGACTCATGATATTAGCACGATGATTGAACATGTAACGGATATTGCATGTATTAATACGACATTGCATTTTCATGGGGATCGTGAAGAATTTGAAAAAAATCATAACCTGTCATCATTTTTTGGTCACAATGTACAACTTCTAAGTCACAATCATTGTGACGGAGGCTGTCAACATGATTGA